A section of the Bradyrhizobium oligotrophicum S58 genome encodes:
- a CDS encoding amidohydrolase family protein, whose amino-acid sequence MRMPYAGAIDCDLHVPAPTISQLLPYLDDYWRDQLVNRAIDRMPFAMMSYPPNAPISMRADWRASQAATALDTLRTQALDAFGVRYAVANVIHGAVALHNDDMAAALCRAVNEWLRAEWLDHEPRLRGSILIHPQDIPQAVAEIERLATDGRFVQVLMLAMGERPLGRREYFPIYAAAERHGLVVAVHAGSTYRYAPTIVGWPCYQFEDYVAQAQAFENQTVSLIAEGVFQRFPELKFVFLESGVSWLPVTMWRTDKTWRGARPETPWIDHWPSEIIRAHIRLTTQPFDAPDAAAVAQTIERIGSDDLLLFATDYPHWQFDGDDVLPDGLPSSTLRKLLMDNALATYPRLTENALGGTATIEETI is encoded by the coding sequence ATGAGAATGCCCTATGCGGGCGCGATCGATTGCGATCTCCACGTCCCCGCCCCGACGATCAGCCAGCTGCTACCCTATCTCGACGACTATTGGCGCGATCAGCTCGTCAACCGCGCCATCGACCGAATGCCGTTCGCGATGATGAGCTATCCGCCCAATGCGCCGATCAGCATGCGCGCCGATTGGCGCGCATCGCAGGCGGCAACGGCGCTCGACACGCTGCGCACCCAGGCGCTCGACGCGTTCGGCGTCCGGTACGCCGTCGCCAATGTCATCCATGGCGCCGTCGCGCTCCACAATGACGACATGGCCGCCGCGCTCTGCCGCGCGGTCAACGAGTGGCTGCGTGCGGAATGGCTCGACCACGAGCCGCGGCTGCGCGGCTCGATCCTGATCCATCCCCAGGATATCCCGCAGGCGGTGGCAGAGATCGAGCGCCTCGCAACCGATGGCCGCTTCGTCCAGGTCCTGATGCTGGCGATGGGCGAACGGCCGCTCGGCCGCCGCGAGTACTTCCCGATCTATGCGGCCGCGGAACGCCACGGGCTCGTCGTCGCCGTGCATGCCGGCAGCACCTATCGCTACGCGCCGACCATCGTCGGCTGGCCCTGCTATCAGTTCGAGGACTACGTCGCCCAGGCGCAGGCGTTCGAAAACCAGACCGTGAGCCTGATCGCCGAAGGCGTGTTCCAGCGCTTTCCGGAGCTGAAATTCGTCTTCCTGGAATCCGGCGTCAGCTGGCTGCCGGTGACGATGTGGCGCACCGACAAGACCTGGCGCGGCGCCAGGCCCGAAACGCCGTGGATCGACCACTGGCCGTCCGAAATCATCCGCGCGCATATCAGGCTGACGACGCAGCCGTTCGACGCGCCCGACGCCGCGGCGGTCGCTCAGACCATCGAGCGCATCGGCTCCGACGACCTTTTGCTGTTCGCGACCGACTACCCGCATTGGCAGTTCGACGGCGACGACGTGCTGCCCGACGGATTGCCGTCGTCCACGCTGCGCAAGCTGCTGATGGACAATGCGCTGGCGACCTATCCGCGCCTGACCGAGAACGCGCTCGGCGGCACGGCCACGATCGAGGAGACGATCTGA
- a CDS encoding amidohydrolase family protein — protein MNAPFREQQARQTLAVVDCDIHPAHRTPGELLPYLEPRWREHYQTYGVHVRQALSSTLMYPRMMAAGMRSDALPANGPAGSDLEMLRKQHLDPVNVEFGLLMALSKGGMEERNPEFAAAMSRATNDWQIDRWVREEPRLRAGIVVPQEFPEAAVAEIERCAADRRYVQIMLSSRPSDPLGHPRYWPIYAAAERAGLPIGLHPVGYNGGHPSTGSGWPTYYLQEHYVFVACMEALAASFILGGVFERFPGLKVVLVEGGFAWAPALAWRMDKHFDKFRKEVPHLKQLPSDYLRQHIWWTTQPIEEPEQARHLVEIIDWIGWDRLLYSSDYPHWDYDNPSFSFKFPMTEAQRRKIFRDNAMALYRLS, from the coding sequence ATGAACGCCCCATTCCGAGAGCAGCAGGCGCGACAGACCCTCGCGGTGGTGGACTGCGACATCCACCCCGCGCATCGCACGCCCGGCGAGCTGCTGCCCTATCTCGAACCGCGCTGGCGCGAGCACTACCAGACCTATGGCGTGCATGTGCGGCAGGCGCTGTCCAGCACCCTGATGTATCCGCGCATGATGGCTGCGGGCATGCGCTCGGATGCGCTGCCGGCCAATGGTCCGGCAGGCTCGGACCTCGAGATGTTGCGCAAGCAGCATCTCGATCCTGTCAATGTCGAGTTCGGCCTCCTGATGGCGCTGAGCAAGGGCGGCATGGAGGAGCGCAATCCCGAGTTCGCCGCGGCGATGTCGCGCGCGACCAATGACTGGCAGATCGACCGCTGGGTCCGGGAGGAGCCACGGCTGCGCGCCGGCATCGTCGTGCCGCAGGAGTTTCCCGAGGCCGCGGTGGCCGAGATCGAGCGCTGCGCCGCTGACCGCCGCTACGTGCAGATCATGCTGTCGTCACGCCCATCGGACCCGCTCGGCCATCCTCGCTACTGGCCGATCTACGCCGCCGCTGAGCGCGCCGGCCTGCCGATCGGCCTCCATCCCGTCGGCTACAATGGCGGGCATCCATCGACCGGGTCGGGCTGGCCGACCTACTACCTGCAGGAACACTACGTGTTCGTCGCCTGCATGGAAGCGCTTGCCGCGAGCTTCATCCTGGGCGGGGTGTTCGAGCGCTTTCCGGGCTTGAAGGTCGTGCTGGTCGAAGGCGGCTTCGCCTGGGCGCCGGCGCTGGCCTGGCGCATGGACAAGCATTTCGACAAGTTCCGCAAGGAGGTGCCGCATTTGAAGCAGCTTCCGTCCGACTATTTGCGCCAGCACATCTGGTGGACGACGCAGCCGATCGAGGAACCCGAGCAGGCGCGGCATCTGGTCGAGATCATCGACTGGATCGGCTGGGACCGCCTGCTCTACTCCTCGGACTATCCGCATTGGGACTACGACAATCCGAGCTTCTCCTTCAAATTCCCGATGACCGAGGCCCAGCGTCGCAAGATCTTCAGGGACAATGCGATGGCATTGTATCGCCTGTCATGA
- a CDS encoding Rieske (2Fe-2S) protein gives MSRHVVCAADELPPGSRRTAFVDGREIALFNVDGRLHALLNRCPHGGARICSGIVTGIAQSSGPGDYRLERHGEFLRCPWHGWEFELATGQSWCDPRTTRLRNYEVRREAGGNLVKGPYVAERYPVVVENDYIVIDI, from the coding sequence ATGAGTCGCCACGTCGTCTGTGCGGCGGACGAGTTGCCGCCGGGGTCGCGCCGGACTGCCTTCGTCGACGGCCGAGAGATCGCGCTGTTCAATGTCGACGGCCGGCTGCATGCGCTGTTGAACCGCTGCCCGCACGGCGGCGCCCGGATCTGCAGCGGCATCGTCACCGGCATCGCCCAATCGTCGGGTCCAGGCGACTATCGCCTGGAGCGGCACGGCGAGTTCCTGCGCTGCCCCTGGCACGGTTGGGAATTCGAGCTCGCCACCGGGCAGTCATGGTGCGACCCGCGCACGACGCGGCTGCGCAACTATGAGGTCAGGCGCGAGGCTGGTGGGAACCTGGTCAAGGGGCCCTACGTCGCCGAGCGTTACCCGGTCGTCGTCGAGAACGACTACATCGTCATCGACATCTGA
- a CDS encoding DUF2231 domain-containing protein — protein MTTADTNLPALAPTATVARHPIHPMLVPFPIVCFIGALVTDIAYWRTAEIMWADMSAWLLLVGLIMGVLAGVAGLVDFLGNRLIRSQTPAWPHMIGNLIALVLAFFNNMVHSRDAWTSVVPTGIILSLVTVLILPITGWLGWALVYRHGVGVAR, from the coding sequence TTGACGACCGCCGACACAAACCTCCCCGCGCTGGCGCCGACAGCGACCGTTGCGCGGCATCCGATCCACCCGATGCTCGTGCCATTTCCCATCGTCTGCTTCATCGGCGCGCTCGTCACGGACATCGCGTATTGGCGGACCGCCGAGATCATGTGGGCGGACATGTCGGCCTGGCTCCTCCTGGTCGGCCTGATCATGGGCGTGCTGGCCGGCGTTGCCGGTCTGGTCGACTTTCTCGGCAACCGCCTGATTCGATCGCAGACGCCGGCCTGGCCGCACATGATCGGCAACCTGATCGCGCTGGTGCTGGCCTTCTTCAACAACATGGTTCACTCGCGCGATGCCTGGACATCGGTGGTTCCGACCGGGATCATCCTGTCGCTCGTCACGGTCCTGATCCTTCCCATCACGGGATGGCTCGGCTGGGCGCTCGTGTACCGTCATGGCGTCGGAGTCGCCCGATGA